In one Chryseobacterium camelliae genomic region, the following are encoded:
- a CDS encoding AMP-binding protein, with the protein MDTDILFKQSIENKEFFWKEQAQEIDWFEFPTQILSKDENDYAQWFSDGKLNMCHLCIDKHIEDGFGDQIAIVYDSPVTNQKKTYTFHQAKEEISKLAGGLISLGLKKGNTTVIYMPMIPQTLFAMLACARIGVIHNVVFGGFAPNELVVRIDDCKPKALITATAGVEIAKRIPYLPLVEKAIELAQDKVDNIIVYNRKLADNQHEMFDGLIDYEELVQQSEPADCISVESTHPLYLLYTSGTTGKPKGITRDTGGYATALKFSMKYIYGVEPGETYWAASDFGWAVGHSFSVYGPLINRNTTIIFEGKPIMTPDAGTFWRIISEYKVSVMFTAPTAIRAIKKEDPNGELVKKYDVSHFKKQFLAGERCDVATLDWFAEHIGVPAIDHWWQTESGWPMLGLMTFDENYKIKRASAGKPIPGYDIKIFDENGYELDAHQEGYLIIKLPLPPGALLGIWNDNERFQNSYLSQYDGYYFSGDGAIKDEDGYIFITGRVDDVINVAGHRLSTSEMEEIVSSHPDVAECAVVGIDDELKGQIPFASVVLKNGSTISEEGVEKDIVKTVREKIGAVACLKNVMIVKRLPKTRSGKILRKLMRTLLDGKEFQIPSTIDDEKIIDEIQEKIMDYRAKIRN; encoded by the coding sequence ATGGATACAGATATTTTATTTAAACAAAGCATAGAAAATAAAGAGTTTTTTTGGAAAGAACAGGCTCAGGAAATCGACTGGTTTGAATTTCCCACGCAGATTCTTTCAAAAGATGAAAATGACTATGCTCAATGGTTTTCCGACGGAAAGCTGAATATGTGTCATTTATGTATCGATAAGCATATTGAGGACGGGTTCGGAGATCAGATTGCGATTGTTTACGATTCTCCGGTTACCAACCAAAAGAAAACCTATACTTTTCATCAAGCGAAGGAAGAAATTTCAAAACTGGCGGGAGGTTTAATTTCTTTAGGTTTAAAAAAAGGAAACACAACAGTTATTTATATGCCGATGATTCCGCAAACATTATTTGCCATGTTAGCTTGTGCAAGAATTGGAGTGATTCATAATGTCGTTTTTGGAGGTTTTGCCCCGAACGAACTGGTGGTGAGAATCGATGATTGTAAACCCAAAGCTTTAATTACAGCAACCGCAGGTGTCGAAATTGCCAAAAGAATCCCCTATTTACCTTTGGTTGAAAAAGCAATTGAATTAGCACAGGATAAAGTTGACAATATTATCGTTTACAACAGAAAATTAGCAGATAATCAACATGAGATGTTCGACGGATTGATTGATTATGAAGAATTAGTTCAACAATCTGAACCTGCAGACTGTATTTCTGTGGAATCCACTCATCCGCTCTATTTGTTATACACCTCAGGAACAACCGGAAAACCAAAAGGAATCACACGTGATACAGGAGGTTATGCAACAGCTTTAAAATTTTCCATGAAATATATTTATGGAGTTGAACCCGGAGAAACCTATTGGGCTGCGTCTGATTTCGGCTGGGCAGTCGGTCACAGTTTTTCGGTTTACGGACCTTTAATTAATAGAAATACTACGATTATTTTTGAAGGAAAACCGATTATGACTCCTGATGCAGGAACGTTTTGGAGAATTATTTCTGAATATAAAGTTTCGGTGATGTTCACTGCTCCGACTGCGATTCGTGCGATAAAAAAAGAAGATCCAAACGGAGAACTGGTTAAAAAATACGATGTGAGCCATTTTAAGAAACAGTTTCTGGCAGGCGAAAGATGCGATGTTGCAACGTTGGATTGGTTTGCAGAGCATATCGGAGTTCCTGCGATCGATCATTGGTGGCAGACAGAATCCGGCTGGCCAATGTTGGGCTTAATGACTTTTGATGAAAACTACAAAATAAAAAGAGCTTCTGCCGGAAAACCAATTCCGGGATACGACATTAAAATTTTCGATGAAAACGGTTATGAACTGGATGCGCATCAGGAAGGATATTTAATCATCAAGCTTCCACTTCCTCCGGGCGCTTTGCTAGGAATCTGGAATGATAATGAACGTTTTCAAAACAGTTATTTATCACAATACGACGGGTATTATTTTTCAGGAGACGGAGCGATAAAAGATGAGGACGGATATATTTTCATTACGGGAAGAGTAGATGATGTCATTAATGTTGCAGGTCACCGACTTTCAACCTCAGAAATGGAAGAAATTGTTTCATCACATCCCGATGTCGCAGAATGCGCCGTTGTCGGAATTGACGATGAACTGAAAGGACAGATTCCTTTTGCTTCGGTTGTTTTAAAAAACGGTTCAACAATTTCCGAAGAAGGTGTTGAAAAAGACATTGTGAAAACAGTTCGTGAAAAAATAGGAGCAGTTGCCTGCCTTAAAAATGTGATGATCGTAAAACGTTTACCGAAAACACGCTCCGGAAAAATTTTAAGAAAGTTAATGAGAACTTTATTAGACGGAAAAGAATTTCAGATTCCATCGACGATTGATGATGAAAAAATCATTGATGAAATTCAGGAAAAAATTATGGATTATAGAGCTAAAATAAGAAATTAA
- a CDS encoding response regulator transcription factor: MKKIIIADDEHKILMSLEYSFKKNGYDVFIARDGTEVLDFLKTMVPDVILLDIMMPNLDGYSTLELIKQDEKLKDTKVIFLSAKNNPKDIERGLEMGADAYVTKPYSIKKLMQQIEEMF; encoded by the coding sequence ATGAAAAAGATAATTATTGCAGATGATGAACACAAAATATTAATGTCGCTGGAATACAGTTTCAAGAAAAACGGTTACGATGTTTTCATCGCCAGAGACGGAACTGAAGTTTTAGATTTTTTAAAAACGATGGTTCCTGATGTGATTTTACTGGATATTATGATGCCTAATCTTGATGGGTACAGCACATTAGAACTCATCAAACAGGATGAAAAATTAAAAGATACAAAAGTCATTTTCTTAAGTGCCAAAAACAATCCGAAAGATATTGAAAGAGGCTTGGAAATGGGGGCAGATGCGTATGTAACGAAGCCTTATTCTATTAAAAAGCTGATGCAGCAAATTGAGGAAATGTTTTGA
- a CDS encoding ATP-binding protein gives MSSFALFTVVLFYLALLFLVAHLAEKKKSKLWINNPYIYALSLAVYCTAWTYYGSIGVAATSGLNYLPIYIGPIIVIPAWIYINTRIVRISRVNKISSLADFISLRYGNSRSFSAIITIVCLLAIVPYIGLQIKAISETFHLVTETSISNNILTDNATFVVVLIALFSSYYGTRYVDASEKRLGIISAIALESFLKLFFIIILGFFVIYFVFDGFSDIYEKASKFEDFKTKNTFNGVEDAMNWMVLCLISGTAICILPRQFHTAIVENRQEKHIKTAIWFFPLYLLIFTVFIFPIAWGGRLIFDGQKVNPEFYSILIPQHFDNTWITVFVFLGGLSSCISMIIISAITLSIMLSNNLIIPYGVLGKLKSENEAQNTKLITNIRKFSIFALIIMAFAFYKYFILKTSLDSVGLISFVVIAQLAPAFFGAIFWRRGTYKGAVIGLLAGLAICYFGLIIPQYYFSYNQEFKGVLRDLYDSFDFFKISFLGRIPQIFFWSILINTGLFTILSVSSKGNYRERNFAELYVDIDKYIQNHENAFIWRGTAYVSDIKNILERFLGKNKTEQALRIFNLKYNIDSQAETADSRFIKFSENLLAGRIGTASAKILIEGVTKEDKISLKEVLNILEESKENITLNKKLTEQSEELQKLSDDLRKANESLIIKDHQKDDFLDSVAHELRTPITAIRSAGEILADDDDIPLDIKKEFLNNIITESDRLSEIINDILYLDKLQHGEIVLHIQENNILETYKKALNPLLHLIQQKNIHLSEVNLLNQFVFEYDEARMIQLFQNILGNALKFTDEQGTIQTKFSEIDNHLIIKIFNTGKHIPEEDLEMIFDKFYQSKNQNILKPTGSGLGLAISKKIVQAQGGTIKAENSGLGVTFTITLPEKIKEHKNEVEQHKHTL, from the coding sequence ATGAGTAGTTTCGCATTATTTACTGTGGTTTTGTTTTACCTGGCCCTTTTGTTCTTAGTCGCTCATCTGGCGGAGAAGAAAAAAAGCAAGCTTTGGATTAACAATCCCTACATCTATGCGCTTTCTCTTGCCGTGTACTGCACAGCCTGGACCTACTACGGAAGCATTGGAGTTGCAGCAACAAGCGGACTCAATTATCTTCCTATTTACATTGGTCCTATCATCGTTATTCCGGCATGGATTTACATTAATACCCGAATTGTACGAATTTCCAGAGTGAATAAAATAAGCAGTCTGGCAGATTTTATTTCGTTGAGATACGGAAACAGCAGAAGTTTCAGCGCCATCATTACCATTGTTTGCCTTTTAGCCATTGTTCCTTACATCGGCTTGCAGATCAAAGCGATTTCGGAAACTTTTCACTTAGTAACGGAAACATCAATATCAAATAATATTTTGACAGACAACGCTACTTTTGTTGTCGTTTTAATCGCCTTGTTTTCATCTTATTACGGAACAAGATATGTTGATGCTTCAGAAAAACGTTTGGGAATTATTTCAGCGATTGCCTTAGAGAGCTTTCTGAAACTTTTTTTCATCATTATTTTAGGATTTTTCGTTATCTACTTTGTTTTTGACGGATTTTCAGATATTTATGAAAAAGCGAGTAAATTTGAGGATTTTAAAACAAAAAACACATTCAACGGCGTTGAAGATGCTATGAACTGGATGGTTCTTTGCCTGATTTCCGGAACTGCAATCTGTATCCTTCCAAGACAATTTCATACTGCGATTGTTGAAAACAGACAGGAAAAACATATCAAAACTGCGATTTGGTTTTTCCCGCTTTATTTATTGATTTTCACCGTATTTATCTTTCCGATTGCATGGGGCGGAAGATTGATTTTTGACGGACAAAAAGTAAATCCTGAGTTCTACTCTATTTTGATTCCGCAACATTTTGATAACACGTGGATTACGGTTTTTGTTTTTCTCGGAGGTTTGAGCTCTTGTATTTCAATGATCATTATCTCTGCAATTACTTTGTCCATCATGCTTTCCAACAATTTAATTATTCCTTACGGAGTACTAGGAAAGCTTAAATCTGAAAATGAAGCCCAAAACACCAAACTCATTACCAATATCAGAAAATTCAGCATTTTCGCATTGATTATCATGGCGTTTGCTTTTTATAAATATTTCATTTTAAAAACTTCGCTCGATTCGGTGGGACTGATTTCATTTGTTGTGATTGCTCAGTTGGCACCTGCTTTTTTCGGGGCTATTTTCTGGAGAAGGGGAACTTACAAAGGTGCAGTAATCGGATTATTAGCAGGTTTGGCAATTTGTTATTTCGGATTGATTATTCCTCAATATTATTTCTCCTACAATCAAGAATTTAAAGGGGTTTTAAGAGATTTATATGATTCTTTTGATTTCTTTAAAATTTCTTTTCTGGGAAGAATTCCGCAGATTTTCTTTTGGTCAATCCTGATAAATACGGGCTTATTTACCATCCTTTCTGTAAGCAGCAAAGGAAATTACCGCGAAAGAAATTTTGCTGAATTGTATGTTGACATCGATAAATATATTCAAAATCACGAAAACGCATTTATCTGGCGTGGAACCGCTTACGTTTCAGATATTAAGAATATTTTGGAAAGGTTTTTAGGCAAAAACAAAACCGAACAGGCGTTAAGAATTTTCAATTTAAAATACAATATTGATTCTCAAGCAGAAACAGCAGATTCGAGATTTATCAAGTTTTCGGAAAACCTGTTAGCAGGAAGAATAGGAACTGCTTCCGCGAAAATTTTAATTGAAGGGGTAACGAAAGAAGATAAAATATCTTTAAAGGAAGTTTTAAATATTTTAGAGGAATCCAAAGAGAATATTACGCTTAATAAAAAACTGACCGAACAGTCAGAAGAATTACAAAAATTGTCCGATGATCTTAGGAAAGCCAATGAAAGTCTGATTATCAAAGATCATCAAAAAGACGATTTCCTTGATTCCGTTGCCCACGAGTTGAGAACTCCGATTACCGCGATCCGTTCTGCCGGAGAGATTTTGGCAGATGACGATGATATTCCTTTAGACATCAAAAAAGAATTTTTAAATAATATCATCACAGAGTCTGACAGACTGAGCGAAATCATCAATGATATTCTTTATTTGGACAAACTTCAGCACGGAGAAATCGTTTTACATATTCAGGAAAATAATATTCTTGAAACCTATAAAAAGGCATTAAACCCTCTCCTGCATTTGATTCAGCAGAAGAATATTCATTTGAGCGAAGTCAATCTTTTGAACCAATTTGTATTTGAATATGATGAAGCAAGGATGATTCAATTATTTCAGAACATTTTAGGAAATGCTCTAAAGTTTACTGATGAACAAGGAACGATTCAGACTAAATTTTCTGAAATAGACAATCACTTAATCATTAAGATTTTTAATACCGGAAAACACATTCCCGAAGAAGATCTGGAAATGATTTTTGATAAATTCTATCAGTCGAAAAATCAGAATATTTTAAAACCGACCGGAAGCGGACTGGGATTGGCCATTTCAAAGAAAATTGTACAAGCTCAAGGAGGAACCATAAAAGCAGAAAACAGCGGATTGGGCGTGACTTTCACCATTACCCTTCCCGAAAAAATAAAAGAGCATAAAAATGAAGTTGAACAACACAAACACACCCTATGA
- a CDS encoding DUF6814 family protein: MNGLKKILGILWIAIALVVGYFGITVLGIPKITSGKQEDLVFGIIILFVLMPIISGGMAIFGYYALTGEYSDDKV; the protein is encoded by the coding sequence ATGAACGGACTAAAAAAAATATTAGGCATACTTTGGATAGCCATCGCACTGGTAGTGGGATATTTCGGAATTACGGTTTTGGGAATTCCAAAAATCACCTCAGGAAAGCAGGAAGATCTGGTTTTCGGAATCATCATCTTGTTTGTCCTGATGCCGATTATCTCAGGCGGAATGGCGATTTTCGGTTATTATGCTTTAACCGGAGAATATTCTGACGACAAAGTTTAA
- a CDS encoding MFS transporter, whose protein sequence is MSENHHDAYENMTDKQKNRTIWSVITASSLGTLIEWYDFYIFGSLAVVLATKFFPADNPTAAFLSTLATFAAGFVVRPFGALFFGRLGDIIGRKYTFLVTLLIMGFSTFLIGCIPSYETIGFMAPVLVLILRLLQGLALGGEYGGAATYVAEYAQPGRRGYWTSWIQTTATAGLFISLIVILVTKSSLSAEEFDGWGWRVPFWISILMVGVSYIIRRNMKESPLFAKAKSEGKTSKNPLKESFGNKFNFKFVLLALFGAAMGQGVIWYTGQFYAMSFLQKVMNIESIQVDYLMATALFLGTPFFVFFGWLSDKVGRKAIMLTGMLVAILAYRPIYDSMFKSVNIESKTIAANGITEKRTAKIHDKITTDSLVTFHKETLYTDGTLIKKDSVVHWSPNGLVMKDGKAEEPKVSQSITINDSTKWYLVFLVFIQVIFVTMVYGPIAAFLVEMFPVRIRYTSMSLPYHIGNGVFGGLLPAVATYLVTTGKEAGHATWYLEGLWYPIGVATVCLIIGLFYLKNKNNNLHD, encoded by the coding sequence ATGAGCGAAAATCATCACGATGCCTACGAAAATATGACCGATAAGCAGAAAAACCGCACGATTTGGAGCGTCATCACTGCATCATCACTCGGTACATTGATAGAATGGTACGACTTCTATATTTTCGGAAGTTTAGCCGTAGTTTTAGCCACTAAATTTTTTCCGGCAGATAATCCGACCGCAGCCTTTTTATCTACGCTTGCCACTTTCGCAGCAGGATTTGTAGTAAGACCTTTCGGAGCATTATTTTTTGGAAGATTAGGAGATATTATCGGAAGAAAATATACTTTCTTGGTTACTTTGCTGATCATGGGATTCTCAACATTTCTCATCGGATGTATTCCCAGTTATGAAACTATTGGATTTATGGCGCCTGTTTTAGTTTTAATTTTAAGATTATTGCAAGGTTTAGCTTTAGGAGGAGAATATGGAGGTGCTGCAACTTATGTAGCCGAATATGCACAACCGGGAAGAAGAGGTTACTGGACTTCGTGGATCCAAACTACTGCAACCGCAGGACTTTTCATTTCATTGATTGTAATTCTGGTCACAAAATCCTCCCTTTCTGCAGAAGAATTCGATGGCTGGGGATGGAGAGTTCCGTTCTGGATTTCCATTTTAATGGTGGGAGTTTCGTATATCATCAGGAGAAATATGAAAGAATCTCCACTTTTTGCCAAGGCAAAAAGTGAAGGAAAAACTTCTAAAAACCCTTTAAAAGAAAGTTTCGGAAATAAATTCAATTTTAAATTTGTCTTACTGGCTTTATTCGGAGCTGCAATGGGACAAGGTGTAATTTGGTACACCGGACAGTTTTATGCCATGAGTTTTCTTCAAAAGGTCATGAACATAGAATCTATTCAGGTTGATTATTTAATGGCAACAGCTTTATTTTTAGGAACTCCTTTCTTTGTTTTCTTCGGTTGGCTTTCTGATAAAGTAGGACGAAAAGCAATCATGTTAACAGGAATGCTGGTTGCCATTTTAGCTTACAGACCGATTTATGACTCGATGTTTAAAAGTGTAAATATTGAAAGCAAAACCATTGCAGCTAACGGAATTACAGAGAAAAGAACAGCAAAAATTCACGATAAAATCACAACCGACAGCTTAGTGACTTTCCATAAAGAAACACTGTATACAGACGGAACCCTGATTAAGAAAGACAGTGTAGTACATTGGTCACCAAACGGCCTTGTCATGAAAGACGGAAAAGCTGAAGAACCAAAAGTCTCACAATCGATAACGATTAACGACAGCACAAAATGGTATTTGGTATTTTTAGTATTCATTCAGGTGATTTTCGTAACCATGGTTTATGGTCCGATTGCTGCTTTTTTAGTAGAAATGTTCCCTGTGAGAATCCGTTATACATCAATGTCTTTGCCTTATCATATCGGAAACGGAGTATTTGGAGGATTACTTCCGGCAGTTGCAACCTATTTAGTAACAACAGGCAAAGAAGCAGGACACGCAACCTGGTACCTCGAAGGACTTTGGTACCCAATCGGAGTAGCCACAGTCTGTTTAATAATTGGATTATTTTATCTTAAAAATAAGAACAATAATCTTCATGATTAA
- a CDS encoding porin has translation MKKILSFIGLALISNSLYSQGSPDYGSGLKVNLNQQGDKYVRFILWDQFWLRNTQMNPGSMVGGEATDNSWSLGNRRLRVLAYAQISKRYMILGHFGINNQTFINGGGSGTSGTGGYGNGKKPQMFFHDAWNEYAVIMPGEAGKFSLSLGAGLHYYMGLSRMTMASTLNFLTVDSPIFTWPLIDNSDQFARQLGMFAKGKYGKLEYRFSLNKPFATDLVPTNVTDPSKAVAVDNNGNPNFSKAGYVEYQFLDEESNTLPFKVGSYLGTKKVFNVGAGFYHQKDGTRTSVNSAIEKHDITLVAVDAFADIPLGNAKNKMAVSAYAGYYNYQFGPNYIRNLGIMNIASSDPNFIGDKAIAGPGNLQPTIGTGNIIYAQAGLLLPNQTEKPKIRIQPFAAYTHKSFEAFDKSSSQFDIGANWFIDGHHAKITTQYSTRPTYTSPTESPKSKGEFIMQFQIYL, from the coding sequence ATGAAGAAAATACTCTCTTTTATTGGATTAGCTTTAATCAGCAATTCTTTATATTCTCAAGGTTCTCCTGATTATGGAAGCGGATTAAAAGTAAACCTCAACCAGCAGGGCGATAAATATGTCAGATTTATTTTGTGGGACCAATTTTGGTTAAGAAACACCCAAATGAATCCCGGAAGCATGGTTGGAGGAGAAGCTACCGACAATTCCTGGAGCTTAGGAAACAGACGATTACGTGTTTTAGCATATGCCCAGATTTCCAAAAGATATATGATTTTGGGGCATTTTGGAATTAATAATCAGACCTTTATCAACGGAGGCGGTTCCGGTACTTCAGGAACCGGAGGTTACGGAAACGGTAAAAAACCGCAGATGTTTTTTCATGATGCCTGGAACGAATACGCCGTTATCATGCCCGGAGAAGCAGGAAAATTCAGTTTAAGTCTAGGAGCAGGATTGCATTATTACATGGGACTTTCCCGTATGACGATGGCTTCTACATTGAATTTTCTTACCGTTGACTCTCCTATTTTTACCTGGCCTTTGATCGACAACTCCGATCAATTCGCCAGACAACTGGGAATGTTCGCGAAAGGTAAATATGGAAAACTGGAATATCGTTTTAGCTTAAACAAACCTTTTGCCACAGATTTAGTTCCAACAAACGTTACCGATCCGTCTAAAGCCGTAGCAGTAGACAACAACGGAAACCCCAATTTTTCAAAAGCCGGATATGTTGAGTATCAATTTTTGGATGAAGAATCTAATACATTACCTTTTAAAGTAGGTTCTTATCTGGGGACAAAAAAAGTTTTCAATGTCGGCGCAGGTTTTTATCACCAAAAAGACGGAACACGAACTTCCGTAAATTCAGCGATTGAAAAACATGATATTACGCTTGTTGCAGTCGATGCATTTGCAGATATTCCATTAGGAAATGCTAAAAATAAAATGGCTGTTTCTGCTTATGCAGGATATTATAATTATCAGTTCGGTCCAAATTACATCAGAAATTTAGGCATTATGAACATTGCTTCTTCAGATCCAAATTTTATCGGTGACAAAGCAATTGCCGGACCGGGAAATCTACAGCCCACCATCGGAACAGGTAATATTATCTACGCACAAGCCGGTTTATTATTGCCCAATCAAACAGAAAAACCGAAAATCAGAATTCAGCCATTTGCAGCGTATACTCACAAAAGTTTCGAAGCATTTGACAAATCTTCATCACAATTCGATATCGGTGCCAACTGGTTCATAGATGGGCACCATGCAAAAATAACCACTCAATATTCGACAAGACCAACCTATACAAGCCCTACGGAAAGTCCAAAATCCAAAGGAGAATTCATTATGCAATTCCAGATTTATTTGTAA
- a CDS encoding transposase-like zinc-binding domain-containing protein, which yields MENQCPKCNGTKVVKSGIINEKQRFHCKDCNYYFTVKKLGKQIDDYYVTKALQLYLEGLSFREIERILGVSHVTISSWIKKYNIVRPPHSEFHPVYKILKQNELIEYMSKEENIKNSGLIITQFADKYMLIKWERFKK from the coding sequence ATGGAGAATCAATGTCCAAAATGCAACGGAACAAAAGTTGTAAAAAGCGGTATCATCAATGAAAAACAACGTTTTCATTGTAAAGACTGTAACTATTATTTCACCGTGAAAAAACTCGGAAAACAAATAGATGATTATTACGTAACTAAAGCTCTTCAACTTTATCTTGAAGGCTTAAGCTTTCGTGAAATAGAAAGAATTCTTGGTGTTTCGCATGTTACTATCAGCTCATGGATTAAAAAGTATAACATTGTAAGACCGCCTCATTCAGAATTCCATCCTGTGTACAAAATCTTAAAACAAAATGAATTGATTGAATATATGAGCAAAGAAGAAAATATTAAAAACTCTGGTTTAATTATTACTCAATTCGCGGATAAGTACATGTTAATAAAATGGGAAAGATTTAAAAAATAA
- a CDS encoding GNAT family N-acetyltransferase has product MEIEISSSIHLMYVSEIQQEMYDSAQRRGTGIAKRSIEYLSKKISEGNAVVATENGEWVGFCYIETWSHGRFVANSGLIVSPKFRERGAATLIKNKVFQLSRDKYPNAKVFGLTTGLAVMKINSDLGYKPVIYSELTQDEEFWNGCKNCVNYDILMKKERKNCLCTAMLFVPENITKNGAAHTQPEIKYSNEQESSLSV; this is encoded by the coding sequence ATGGAAATAGAAATTTCCTCATCCATACATCTGATGTATGTGAGTGAAATACAGCAGGAAATGTACGATTCTGCACAGCGTAGAGGAACGGGTATTGCAAAACGTTCCATAGAATATTTAAGTAAGAAGATTTCAGAAGGCAATGCTGTGGTAGCTACTGAAAATGGAGAGTGGGTAGGTTTCTGCTATATAGAAACCTGGTCGCATGGTCGGTTTGTGGCCAATTCCGGACTGATCGTTTCACCGAAATTCAGGGAAAGGGGTGCTGCGACTTTAATTAAAAATAAAGTTTTCCAATTATCTAGAGATAAATATCCGAATGCGAAAGTTTTCGGGCTTACGACAGGGCTTGCCGTAATGAAAATCAACAGTGATTTAGGCTATAAACCGGTAATTTATTCTGAGCTGACTCAGGATGAAGAATTCTGGAATGGTTGTAAAAACTGTGTGAACTATGATATTTTAATGAAAAAAGAACGAAAGAACTGTCTGTGTACAGCTATGCTTTTCGTTCCTGAAAATATAACAAAAAATGGAGCTGCCCATACGCAGCCGGAAATTAAATATAGCAATGAGCAAGAAAGTAGTCTTAGCGTTTAG
- a CDS encoding argininosuccinate synthase — MSKKVVLAFSGGLDTSYCAKYLSETLGYDVYAVTVNTGGFSKEEEKELEKKALNLGVKEYRCVNAQKDYYNSCVKYLIFGNVLKNNTYPLSVSAERTIQAQEIAKYAIEIGADAIAHGSTGAGNDQVRFDLIFQVMCPNVEIITPIRDMALSREEEIEFLKSHGYEMEFKKAQYSVNKGLWGTSVGGKETLTSRNYLPEEAFPSQIKETQPSELEIEFKNGEVVAVNGENFEHSVYAIQKIEELASAYGIGRDIHVGDTIVGIKGRVGFEAAAASVIIKAHHLLEKHTLSKYQQMMKSQLSDWYGNWLHEALFLDPVMRNIESFLVDSQKTVRGKVFVTLHPYRFILNGIESQHDLMSDKFGSYGEVNRAWTGEDVKGYTKIVSNSLNIYHQINQNIN, encoded by the coding sequence ATGAGCAAGAAAGTAGTCTTAGCGTTTAGCGGAGGTTTGGATACCTCTTACTGTGCTAAATATCTTAGTGAAACACTGGGATATGATGTGTATGCAGTTACTGTAAATACCGGAGGTTTTTCTAAAGAAGAAGAAAAAGAACTGGAGAAAAAAGCCCTGAATCTTGGGGTAAAAGAATACAGGTGCGTAAATGCTCAGAAAGATTATTACAATTCTTGTGTAAAATATTTGATTTTTGGAAATGTATTAAAAAACAATACTTATCCTTTGTCTGTAAGTGCTGAACGTACAATCCAGGCACAAGAAATTGCAAAATATGCGATAGAAATCGGTGCCGATGCGATTGCTCATGGAAGTACAGGGGCTGGAAATGACCAGGTTCGTTTTGATCTGATCTTCCAGGTAATGTGCCCGAATGTGGAAATCATTACGCCGATTCGTGATATGGCTTTGTCCCGTGAAGAAGAGATCGAGTTTTTGAAAAGTCATGGCTACGAAATGGAATTTAAAAAAGCGCAATATTCTGTGAATAAGGGACTTTGGGGAACTTCAGTAGGTGGAAAAGAGACATTGACTTCAAGAAATTATCTGCCAGAAGAAGCTTTTCCTTCTCAGATTAAAGAAACTCAGCCTTCAGAATTGGAAATTGAGTTTAAAAACGGAGAAGTTGTAGCGGTAAACGGAGAGAATTTTGAACATTCGGTTTACGCGATTCAGAAAATTGAGGAATTGGCTTCTGCTTATGGAATTGGTCGTGATATTCACGTTGGAGATACAATCGTCGGAATCAAAGGAAGAGTTGGTTTTGAAGCGGCAGCGGCATCTGTGATTATCAAAGCACACCATTTATTGGAGAAACATACACTTTCAAAATATCAGCAGATGATGAAGTCCCAATTATCCGATTGGTACGGAAACTGGCTTCATGAAGCCCTTTTCTTAGATCCTGTGATGAGAAATATCGAGTCTTTTTTGGTTGATTCCCAAAAAACCGTCAGAGGAAAAGTTTTTGTAACCCTTCATCCATATAGATTTATTTTAAATGGAATTGAATCTCAACATGATCTAATGTCTGATAAATTCGGAAGTTACGGAGAAGTAAACAGAGCTTGGACGGGTGAAGATGTGAAAGGATACACGAAAATTGTAAGCAATTCATTAAATATTTATCACCAGATTAATCAAAATATAAATTGA